In Pseudodesulfovibrio sp. S3, one DNA window encodes the following:
- a CDS encoding YhjD/YihY/BrkB family envelope integrity protein: protein MSAARIAWTSTRLKRHFKEGIWVRNTPETPFYIRLWRGTLRLLYLVGFGFVKDQTVIRAAALTFTTILSIVPFLAVAFSISKGFGLQNNEYIRTLILKLTTGRVEVADKIIEYIDRTNVQALGWVGVATLLFTVFSLVGTTEKAFNTIWNVTKGRSAWRKVADFFPVILICPLVLVVASSFNISLQQQQMVAGLLSVEAIGFLESVFMKVAPYVLISLAFMFMYAFIPYTRVDFVAALIGGVVGGVLWQMAQWLYINWQIGAAKYNAIYGSFAQLPVLLIWIYISWVIVLLGSQVSYAWQNINSFVKQRFFGQATPYERQKIAVLMMIVLAKRFHEGKPLPSVEEMSDGLMAPATLVSDLFTVLQRAGYTILADVQGCEVYAPARELENVRVLDIIRAINLEGQKRVFEEFDVKYGFLDKILGQLGKDTAQSKANLTLLECSEQYPGAVLSIAPEDEGMGRCLRPGE from the coding sequence ATGAGTGCAGCCAGAATAGCGTGGACTTCCACACGGTTGAAGAGGCATTTCAAGGAAGGGATCTGGGTGCGTAACACCCCAGAGACGCCTTTTTATATCCGTCTTTGGCGCGGAACACTGCGGCTACTCTATTTGGTCGGGTTCGGCTTTGTCAAGGATCAGACGGTCATTCGTGCAGCGGCTCTGACATTTACCACCATTCTCTCCATCGTGCCGTTCCTGGCTGTGGCGTTCTCCATTTCCAAGGGGTTCGGGTTGCAGAACAACGAGTATATTCGAACTCTCATTCTGAAGTTGACCACCGGCCGTGTTGAAGTGGCTGACAAAATTATAGAATACATTGACCGGACCAATGTTCAGGCATTGGGATGGGTCGGTGTGGCCACCCTGTTGTTTACCGTGTTCTCTTTGGTCGGCACTACGGAAAAGGCCTTCAACACCATCTGGAATGTGACCAAGGGGAGGTCGGCCTGGCGCAAGGTGGCCGATTTCTTCCCTGTGATCCTGATTTGTCCCCTCGTGCTTGTTGTGGCTTCCAGTTTCAATATCAGCTTGCAGCAACAGCAGATGGTTGCGGGTCTGCTCAGCGTCGAAGCCATAGGTTTTCTTGAGTCCGTGTTCATGAAGGTGGCGCCCTATGTCCTTATATCACTGGCTTTCATGTTCATGTATGCCTTCATTCCCTATACACGGGTTGACTTTGTCGCCGCGCTCATAGGCGGCGTGGTGGGCGGCGTTTTATGGCAGATGGCCCAATGGCTCTATATCAACTGGCAAATCGGGGCGGCCAAGTACAATGCCATCTACGGCAGCTTTGCCCAGCTTCCGGTGTTGCTCATCTGGATTTATATCAGTTGGGTTATTGTTTTGTTGGGTTCTCAGGTGAGCTATGCTTGGCAAAATATCAACTCGTTCGTGAAGCAGCGCTTTTTTGGGCAGGCTACTCCTTATGAGCGGCAGAAGATCGCTGTACTCATGATGATCGTGCTGGCCAAGCGGTTTCACGAGGGTAAGCCTTTGCCTTCCGTTGAAGAGATGTCCGACGGCCTCATGGCACCGGCCACGCTGGTTTCGGATCTGTTCACAGTGCTGCAACGAGCGGGTTACACGATCTTGGCGGACGTGCAGGGATGCGAGGTCTATGCACCGGCAAGAGAATTGGAGAACGTTCGAGTACTGGACATAATACGGGCGATAAATCTTGAAGGCCAGAAGCGGGTGTTCGAGGAATTCGATGTAAAATACGGTTTTTTGGACAAGATACTCGGCCAGTTGGGTAAGGATACCGCTCAAAGCAAGGCGAATCTGACGTTGCTCGAATGTTCCGAACAATACCCGGGGGCCGTTCTCAGCATTGCGCCCGAAGACGAAGGTATGGGCCGTTGCCTGCGGCCAGGTGAATAG
- the lpxA gene encoding acyl-ACP--UDP-N-acetylglucosamine O-acyltransferase: protein MACSIHPSAVIDPTAELGTDVKIGPYVVVGADVSIGDGTYLESHCVIQADTELGVNNHVHPHAVIGGEPQHLAYKGEKTFTRIGDNNVIRECVTIHRGTMQGEGKTSIGSNCMFMAYSHIAHDCTVSDNVILANAVQLAGHVVVGRNVIISGLSAVQQFIRIGEYSFLGGASGYKLDVPPFMLAHGVRGMLFGPNLIGLRRNGFDSAACKGLKKAYKIIFRSGLTKEQSLVQVEQEIPGVPEVARLVAFIRESKNGVTPDHKQRCAHDD, encoded by the coding sequence ATGGCTTGTAGTATTCACCCGAGTGCCGTTATCGATCCTACCGCTGAATTAGGTACGGATGTCAAGATCGGACCTTATGTTGTGGTGGGTGCCGATGTCAGCATTGGAGATGGGACTTATCTTGAGTCACATTGTGTGATTCAGGCGGATACCGAACTTGGTGTCAACAACCATGTCCACCCACATGCAGTCATCGGCGGTGAGCCGCAGCACCTCGCCTACAAGGGCGAAAAGACTTTTACCCGTATCGGCGACAACAATGTCATCCGGGAATGTGTGACCATACACCGTGGCACCATGCAGGGTGAAGGCAAGACGAGCATTGGTTCCAATTGCATGTTCATGGCCTACTCCCATATTGCTCACGATTGTACTGTCAGTGACAATGTGATTTTGGCCAATGCCGTACAGCTGGCAGGACATGTGGTGGTCGGACGAAATGTCATCATCAGTGGATTGTCGGCCGTTCAGCAATTCATCCGTATCGGCGAGTACTCCTTTCTGGGGGGAGCCAGCGGTTACAAACTCGACGTTCCGCCGTTCATGCTGGCCCACGGTGTTCGTGGAATGCTGTTCGGACCCAATCTGATAGGCTTGCGCCGCAACGGATTTGATTCCGCAGCCTGCAAGGGGTTGAAAAAGGCTTATAAAATCATCTTCCGGTCTGGCTTGACCAAGGAACAGAGTCTTGTTCAGGTGGAGCAGGAGATTCCGGGAGTTCCGGAAGTGGCAAGATTGGTTGCTTTCATTCGTGAAAGCAAGAACGGCGTCACCCCTGACCACAAGCAGCGCTGCGCTCACGACGACTAG
- the fabZ gene encoding 3-hydroxyacyl-ACP dehydratase FabZ, translated as MSNEFALDIREILEMLPHRYPFLLVDRILDIEPGVKLKALKNVTMNEEFFQGHFPGMPVMPGVLQLEALAQTGAIFVMNTFEEPLGDKIFLFTGLNKVKFRRPVVPGDQLILNVYFEKRKMNIWKMRGVAEVDGQVTCQGEFSAAIVNKGDM; from the coding sequence ATGAGTAACGAGTTTGCACTCGACATTCGTGAGATACTGGAGATGCTGCCGCATCGATACCCATTTCTTCTGGTGGACAGGATTCTTGACATTGAGCCTGGTGTAAAACTTAAGGCTTTGAAAAATGTTACCATGAACGAGGAATTCTTCCAGGGGCATTTTCCAGGTATGCCTGTCATGCCCGGCGTTCTCCAGCTTGAGGCTCTTGCGCAGACCGGTGCCATTTTTGTCATGAACACCTTTGAGGAACCGCTGGGGGACAAGATTTTTCTGTTCACAGGGTTGAATAAAGTGAAGTTTCGTCGACCTGTTGTTCCCGGAGATCAATTGATTCTTAATGTGTATTTTGAAAAACGAAAAATGAATATTTGGAAGATGCGCGGTGTGGCAGAAGTCGATGGGCAAGTCACTTGCCAGGGAGAGTTCTCTGCAGCGATTGTCAATAAGGGAGATATGTAA
- a CDS encoding ARMT1-like domain-containing protein, whose translation MPCFIRMAEREACIACPDDLDMQQEIIQEWGALLPTLDLNVPPPAIARQLAELVRDKTGCTDLYAADKEEANALVSNLLPSLKDRIETERQKNGDPLSLALELAIIGNYIDRGVEIQFDLEKELAEVVGSVSPEIINEFKIRASSGASVLILGDNTGEIVLDTLLVEELKRFGCDVTFAVRSRPVLNDATMEDARAVGMTALCRVVESGVDTPGTVLDRCTPDFIQRMRQADVILSKGQGNFESLEGKWPGVFCAFKVKCERIARKTGLAFGSSAFCLTTGDDVAGR comes from the coding sequence ATGCCCTGTTTCATTAGAATGGCGGAAAGGGAGGCGTGTATTGCCTGCCCTGATGATTTGGATATGCAACAGGAAATTATTCAGGAGTGGGGGGCGCTTCTTCCAACTCTGGACCTGAATGTCCCGCCGCCGGCCATCGCCCGGCAGTTGGCTGAACTGGTTCGTGATAAGACCGGATGCACCGATCTCTATGCGGCCGACAAGGAAGAAGCCAACGCTTTGGTCAGCAATTTGTTGCCGTCTTTGAAAGATCGTATCGAGACTGAAAGACAGAAAAACGGGGATCCTTTGTCCCTGGCTCTCGAGTTGGCCATAATCGGTAATTATATTGATCGCGGCGTGGAAATCCAATTTGATCTGGAAAAGGAACTGGCTGAAGTTGTCGGTTCTGTCTCACCGGAAATCATTAATGAATTCAAGATCAGAGCTTCAAGCGGGGCCTCGGTGCTCATCCTGGGTGACAATACCGGAGAGATTGTTTTGGACACCCTTCTTGTGGAAGAACTCAAACGATTCGGGTGCGATGTGACCTTTGCCGTCAGGTCCAGGCCGGTCCTCAACGATGCTACCATGGAAGACGCTCGCGCCGTTGGGATGACAGCCTTGTGCCGGGTGGTGGAAAGCGGAGTGGATACGCCGGGTACGGTTTTGGACCGTTGCACGCCGGATTTTATCCAGCGGATGCGACAGGCCGATGTTATTCTGAGCAAAGGGCAGGGCAATTTCGAATCTCTTGAGGGAAAATGGCCGGGAGTCTTTTGCGCTTTCAAGGTCAAGTGTGAACGCATAGCCAGGAAGACCGGCCTGGCTTTTGGATCGAGCGCTTTTTGCCTGACAACGGGCGATGATGTTGCTGGCCGGTGA
- the lpxI gene encoding UDP-2,3-diacylglucosamine diphosphatase LpxI (LpxI, functionally equivalent to LpxH, replaces it in LPS biosynthesis in a minority of bacteria.) has product MSQSNSTIGLIAGGKQFPVLVAQGVKAMGHRLVVAGFTGHTNMDVAPLADVWKELKLGKLNQLINFFKSNDVDKVIMAGTIEKPKVMDIRHLDVRAIKLVLGKKNKGDSALLGVIAGEFEKEGMLVVPAHEYLPDLLTPEGVLTRREPDEREWGDLKFAWGIAKELGRMDVGQCVVVREGIVAAVEALEGTDATIRRGCEFGGAGCVVVKVFKPGQQKEVDLPSHGLDTLSIMAEGKATCLGVEAEKSLFFDRQAALDFADKAGIAVVGLTSDFPPQS; this is encoded by the coding sequence ATGTCACAGTCCAATTCCACCATCGGTCTCATTGCCGGGGGCAAGCAATTTCCAGTCCTGGTGGCTCAAGGGGTAAAAGCCATGGGCCACCGTCTCGTGGTGGCCGGTTTTACCGGTCACACGAACATGGATGTGGCCCCTTTGGCCGATGTCTGGAAAGAACTCAAGCTCGGCAAGCTGAATCAGCTCATCAATTTCTTCAAGTCCAATGATGTAGATAAGGTCATAATGGCCGGAACCATCGAAAAGCCCAAGGTCATGGATATCCGCCATCTGGATGTGCGTGCCATCAAGCTGGTACTCGGGAAGAAAAACAAAGGTGATTCAGCCTTGTTGGGCGTTATTGCCGGAGAGTTTGAAAAGGAAGGCATGCTCGTGGTGCCGGCCCATGAATATCTGCCAGACCTGCTTACTCCCGAAGGCGTCCTGACTCGTCGGGAACCGGACGAACGAGAATGGGGCGATTTGAAGTTCGCTTGGGGAATTGCCAAGGAACTCGGCAGGATGGACGTCGGGCAGTGCGTTGTCGTTCGCGAGGGAATCGTGGCGGCAGTGGAAGCTCTTGAAGGAACTGACGCCACCATCCGGCGCGGTTGTGAATTTGGCGGAGCAGGATGTGTTGTGGTCAAGGTTTTCAAACCTGGGCAGCAAAAGGAAGTTGATTTGCCGAGTCATGGTCTGGACACTCTCAGTATCATGGCAGAAGGCAAAGCTACCTGTCTTGGAGTCGAGGCGGAGAAAAGCCTCTTTTTCGATCGACAAGCGGCCCTGGATTTTGCCGACAAGGCTGGTATAGCCGTGGTCGGTCTGACTTCTGATTTTCCTCCCCAGTCTTAA
- the tgt gene encoding tRNA guanosine(34) transglycosylase Tgt translates to MTKPGDFTIHATDNLARRATLSTAHGDIQTPIFMPVGTQGTVKSLTPLDLEEMNAQIILGNTYHLYLRPGDDLVARRGGLHKFSNWKRPILTDSGGFQVFSLQGIRKLSEEGVEFRSYIDGSKHFFSPEKAIDIQRNLGSDIMMVLDECVGYGNDREYTKKSLEMTTRWAQRCRAHYPKGAGDQLMFGIVQGGFHKDLRDKSLEQLREIDFEGFAIGGLSVGESTEEMYDILHHIAPKMPNDKPRYLMGVGTPLDLLEGVSAGVDMFDCVLPSRNARNGTLFTSMGKVNIKRAEYAEDDSSLDPNCNCYTCRNFSKAYLRHLYQAKELLSYRLNTYHNLYFYLDLMKQIRQAIEDGTFKALKAHYEAVYSSK, encoded by the coding sequence ATGACCAAGCCCGGTGATTTCACCATTCACGCCACTGACAACCTGGCCCGACGCGCCACCCTCAGCACGGCCCACGGCGACATTCAGACCCCCATCTTCATGCCGGTGGGCACCCAGGGTACGGTAAAAAGCCTCACCCCGCTGGATCTTGAGGAAATGAATGCCCAGATCATCCTCGGCAACACCTATCATCTCTACCTGCGCCCCGGTGACGATCTGGTGGCTCGACGCGGCGGCCTGCACAAATTCTCCAACTGGAAACGCCCCATCCTGACTGACAGCGGCGGATTTCAGGTATTCAGCCTTCAGGGCATCCGCAAACTTTCGGAGGAAGGCGTGGAGTTCCGCTCCTACATCGACGGCTCCAAGCATTTCTTCTCTCCGGAAAAGGCCATCGATATCCAGAGAAATCTCGGTTCTGACATCATGATGGTGCTCGACGAATGCGTGGGCTACGGCAACGACCGTGAGTATACGAAAAAGTCCTTGGAGATGACCACCCGCTGGGCACAGCGTTGCCGTGCACACTACCCCAAGGGGGCTGGCGACCAACTCATGTTCGGCATTGTTCAGGGCGGATTTCACAAGGATTTACGAGACAAGAGTCTGGAACAGCTCCGGGAAATCGATTTCGAAGGCTTTGCCATCGGCGGACTCTCCGTGGGCGAATCCACCGAAGAAATGTACGACATCCTGCACCACATTGCCCCGAAGATGCCGAACGACAAGCCGCGCTACCTCATGGGCGTGGGCACGCCACTGGATCTGCTCGAAGGCGTGTCCGCCGGTGTGGACATGTTCGACTGCGTCCTGCCATCCCGAAATGCACGCAACGGCACCCTTTTCACCTCGATGGGCAAGGTCAACATCAAACGCGCCGAATATGCCGAGGACGATTCCTCCCTCGACCCCAACTGCAACTGCTACACTTGCCGCAATTTCAGCAAGGCATATCTGCGGCATCTTTACCAGGCCAAGGAGTTGCTCTCATACAGGCTGAACACCTATCACAACCTCTACTTCTATCTGGATCTCATGAAACAGATCAGGCAGGCCATTGAGGACGGAACATTCAAGGCGCTCAAGGCGCACTATGAAGCGGTCTACAGCAGCAAATAG
- the lpxD gene encoding UDP-3-O-(3-hydroxymyristoyl)glucosamine N-acyltransferase — protein MGIKLSALAAKLGLDFTGADMEINGVNTLDKAGPDEISFLVSPKYLQQLETSKAGCVLTSGPYTDKVKTALVSSNVYMDLAKVVGVFARPQGCLSGISELAFVHPSAKVDASATVYPFAFVGEGAVIGANTAVFAGVYVGEQTVVGNNCILYPNSVVMGGLTLGNNVILQPGAVLGGDGYGYAQTPVGHLKIPQIGSVVIEDDVEVGSNTAIDRAALDTTRIKRGTKIDNLVQIGHNVEIGEHCLVIGQTGIGGSTVIGNGVILAGQAGIPDNVKIGDGAMIAAQSGVMGDVEAGSKMAGSPAMSAQTYFKAVAVCTPKLPDLFKRVKKLEKELAALTAATGENDE, from the coding sequence ATGGGCATAAAACTCTCTGCCCTGGCTGCGAAGCTCGGGCTTGATTTTACTGGTGCAGATATGGAGATTAACGGGGTGAACACCCTGGATAAGGCTGGACCTGACGAGATTTCTTTTCTGGTTAGCCCTAAGTATCTGCAGCAGCTCGAAACCAGCAAGGCCGGATGTGTTCTCACATCCGGCCCTTATACCGACAAAGTCAAGACCGCCCTGGTCAGTTCCAATGTATACATGGACTTGGCCAAGGTCGTTGGTGTGTTTGCACGTCCTCAAGGGTGCCTGAGTGGGATCAGTGAACTCGCTTTTGTCCATCCGAGTGCCAAGGTCGACGCCTCAGCCACTGTGTATCCTTTCGCCTTTGTGGGGGAAGGAGCAGTCATTGGTGCAAATACCGCGGTATTTGCCGGAGTGTATGTTGGAGAACAGACCGTAGTAGGCAACAACTGCATTCTCTACCCAAACAGCGTTGTCATGGGTGGGCTGACACTTGGGAACAATGTCATCCTTCAGCCCGGAGCCGTGCTGGGTGGCGACGGTTATGGTTACGCCCAGACACCGGTGGGGCATTTGAAGATTCCCCAGATCGGGTCTGTTGTTATCGAAGATGATGTCGAGGTCGGTTCCAACACGGCCATCGATCGTGCCGCATTGGATACCACTCGGATCAAACGGGGCACTAAAATTGATAACCTTGTTCAAATCGGCCATAATGTTGAGATCGGCGAGCATTGCCTTGTCATCGGTCAGACCGGGATAGGCGGCAGCACAGTGATCGGCAATGGCGTGATTCTGGCCGGTCAGGCCGGTATTCCGGATAATGTGAAGATAGGCGATGGGGCCATGATTGCAGCGCAGAGCGGTGTGATGGGCGATGTAGAGGCCGGGAGCAAGATGGCCGGTAGCCCTGCCATGAGTGCACAAACGTATTTCAAGGCTGTTGCCGTGTGCACCCCCAAACTGCCGGATTTATTTAAAAGAGTTAAGAAACTGGAAAAAGAGTTGGCGGCCTTGACGGCGGCTACCGGAGAAAATGATGAGTAA
- a CDS encoding AsmA family protein: protein MARRFALILVECFVALILIIAAVLFAASYYIDTTEFRDLFTDTLKTALKRDVELVGDLDIAIWPTLALEVSGLDVHEASGFGEGIAAHFDDISVMVRVIPLFSRLIEVESIVVDGFKGVVVQNAEGHFNWESVLVRESQSGLASSPLPGWEFFVQSVEILGAEILLKDEKEKTEYTLSGIDLRTGSIRFGEDVPYSVSSQFAWADKEIVSDLVLKGLVRLVPVGMGLSFKDTNFQASLYGGILPENVAPGVIVAKVGLDLDKRTVSLNDFEARFFGIRAEGNLKSGDLRKGLDISGHVTVHPFSPVDLLTRYAPHLPLKDVEGLKSSALATFVRVTEEGALFENLVFTLDDVTVRGQLGFKGYRKPVFDFSLRGNTIDFDRYLPLFRTGTPFIWDDFHLPFFRAFRGKGMIRADGFEILETLVSDIRLNVDATDDGITLDAGAIREGMGSLGGNMKINIGSTGDGTVPTLALAAGIDAESQKQGFTFLQQAPLDIGGAGKLRLKATVSKMQCPPEDRSIFILRHLFGTMSLALDQGAARFAKRAGESLELQYSKADLEVQVSPVAGNSDVFWESNLAANLKTRGGKDIESLNVTVSGPFAMAIDGDHVKSSGLAVNGHISPSLLPKEAKRLTAGGTVGFDSKAATVEIQDAVIQALETTVGGNVKLSGFGKNVTAQGNIAISQADPKRIIYLLAGKSIATKDADALKNVSVESQFAADEQGFTLSEFSGELDGMPLKGHVVGTGYVQPMLAFSLAAGSFDLDRYLPPRKQPSLSELREGTVPKSEPVDLPLKFLRYLKLNGKIAVNSFTLAKIRSESLSGIVKANEGIITISDIKGKLHGGTLNADLKGKAEVSELATHLLLNVDNMQVGPLMGEMAEREYVRGETDLKLDLRSKGGTDDAILENLLGLASLRVVNGSFKFTGYDAPQQKVSNARSKQIGQQTISRTDHRTAFQKVVANFTVQKGIFNMNKFRLEAPPVLQAYGEGSFSLPANSINVSIRNDFVAVPSVTLRLTGKLTDPKVDIPTGRILNDTVFNILSLPQKSFEFLRDLF, encoded by the coding sequence ATGGCTAGACGTTTTGCTCTCATACTTGTCGAATGCTTTGTTGCCTTGATTCTGATCATAGCCGCAGTCTTGTTTGCGGCTTCCTATTATATCGATACAACTGAATTCCGTGATCTTTTCACCGATACCCTGAAGACCGCCCTGAAAAGGGATGTCGAGTTGGTCGGCGATTTGGATATTGCAATATGGCCAACACTTGCCCTTGAAGTCAGTGGGCTTGATGTCCATGAAGCCTCCGGGTTCGGAGAGGGAATCGCAGCGCATTTTGATGATATAAGTGTCATGGTTCGGGTTATTCCGCTTTTTTCCAGGCTGATTGAAGTGGAATCCATCGTTGTTGATGGTTTCAAGGGCGTGGTGGTGCAGAACGCCGAAGGCCATTTCAACTGGGAGTCCGTATTAGTTCGTGAATCTCAGAGCGGATTGGCTTCATCGCCTTTGCCCGGATGGGAATTTTTCGTTCAGAGCGTCGAGATATTGGGTGCCGAAATCTTGCTCAAGGACGAGAAGGAGAAAACCGAATATACGCTGAGTGGTATAGATCTCAGGACCGGAAGCATTCGGTTTGGTGAAGACGTACCGTATTCCGTAAGCAGCCAGTTCGCCTGGGCGGATAAGGAAATCGTCTCAGATCTGGTTTTGAAGGGCTTGGTTCGTCTTGTTCCAGTTGGGATGGGGTTGAGCTTTAAGGATACCAACTTCCAGGCGTCATTATACGGTGGCATTTTGCCGGAAAACGTCGCCCCAGGTGTAATTGTTGCCAAGGTAGGCCTGGATCTGGACAAGCGGACTGTGAGTTTGAATGACTTCGAGGCACGGTTTTTCGGCATCAGGGCAGAGGGCAACCTTAAAAGCGGTGACTTGCGCAAAGGGCTGGATATCAGCGGACATGTGACGGTGCATCCCTTTTCGCCGGTTGATTTGCTCACACGATATGCCCCTCATTTACCCCTGAAGGATGTTGAGGGCCTGAAAAGCAGTGCTCTTGCCACATTTGTGCGAGTGACTGAGGAGGGTGCCCTTTTCGAGAACCTGGTGTTTACTCTGGATGACGTCACTGTTCGCGGACAACTTGGTTTCAAGGGGTATCGAAAGCCGGTTTTCGATTTTTCCCTTCGGGGAAATACCATTGATTTCGATAGATATCTGCCTCTGTTCAGGACAGGAACACCGTTTATTTGGGATGATTTCCATCTCCCGTTCTTCAGGGCTTTTCGCGGCAAGGGAATGATCCGGGCTGATGGCTTCGAAATACTGGAAACCCTGGTTTCCGACATTCGTTTGAATGTCGATGCCACTGATGACGGGATAACGCTGGATGCCGGAGCGATCAGGGAAGGTATGGGGTCCCTTGGCGGCAACATGAAGATCAACATCGGTTCGACCGGAGACGGTACCGTGCCGACTTTGGCGCTGGCCGCTGGCATTGATGCCGAATCGCAAAAACAAGGGTTCACCTTCCTGCAGCAGGCCCCCCTGGATATCGGAGGGGCAGGGAAACTGCGGCTCAAGGCAACGGTTTCGAAAATGCAGTGCCCTCCCGAAGACCGTTCGATTTTCATCTTGCGTCATCTTTTCGGTACCATGTCTCTTGCCCTGGACCAGGGAGCGGCCCGTTTTGCAAAAAGGGCCGGCGAGTCACTTGAGTTGCAGTATTCCAAGGCCGATCTGGAAGTGCAGGTCAGTCCTGTGGCCGGAAACAGTGATGTTTTCTGGGAATCCAACCTTGCCGCCAATCTGAAAACCCGCGGAGGCAAGGATATAGAATCCTTGAATGTGACAGTCAGCGGACCGTTTGCCATGGCAATTGATGGTGATCATGTCAAAAGTTCCGGCCTGGCCGTCAATGGACATATTTCTCCATCCCTGTTGCCCAAGGAGGCGAAGCGGTTGACTGCAGGCGGTACGGTCGGCTTTGATTCCAAGGCGGCCACAGTGGAAATACAGGATGCCGTTATTCAGGCTCTTGAAACAACCGTTGGCGGAAATGTGAAATTGAGCGGTTTCGGCAAGAACGTCACGGCTCAAGGGAACATTGCAATATCTCAAGCCGATCCGAAGCGAATTATCTATCTGCTGGCGGGCAAGAGTATCGCCACCAAGGACGCTGACGCTCTCAAGAACGTTTCCGTGGAGTCTCAGTTTGCCGCAGATGAGCAGGGCTTCACGTTGAGCGAGTTCTCGGGGGAACTGGACGGCATGCCGCTTAAGGGGCATGTGGTTGGAACCGGATATGTGCAGCCCATGCTCGCATTTTCTTTGGCCGCCGGTTCCTTTGATCTGGATAGGTATCTGCCGCCAAGGAAACAGCCCAGTCTGAGCGAGTTGCGGGAGGGCACGGTGCCGAAATCCGAACCGGTCGACTTGCCGTTGAAGTTTCTTCGTTATCTTAAACTCAACGGGAAAATCGCGGTCAATTCTTTTACCTTGGCCAAGATTCGGTCGGAGTCCCTGAGCGGAATAGTGAAGGCCAATGAAGGCATCATCACTATTTCCGACATCAAAGGGAAGCTTCATGGAGGAACATTGAACGCTGATTTGAAGGGGAAAGCCGAAGTCAGCGAACTCGCCACCCATCTGTTGCTGAATGTGGACAACATGCAGGTCGGCCCGCTCATGGGCGAGATGGCTGAGCGGGAATATGTTCGAGGTGAAACCGACCTCAAACTGGATCTTCGGAGCAAGGGGGGGACCGATGATGCCATTTTGGAAAATCTGCTTGGTCTGGCATCCCTTCGAGTGGTCAATGGTTCTTTCAAGTTCACCGGCTATGACGCCCCTCAGCAAAAGGTTTCGAATGCGAGAAGCAAACAAATCGGCCAACAGACGATCTCACGAACAGATCATAGGACGGCTTTTCAAAAGGTTGTAGCCAACTTCACGGTTCAAAAAGGAATATTCAACATGAATAAATTCCGGCTTGAAGCACCGCCGGTACTGCAAGCGTACGGGGAGGGCAGTTTCAGTCTGCCGGCCAATTCAATCAATGTTTCCATTCGTAACGATTTTGTGGCGGTGCCAAGCGTGACGCTTCGTTTGACGGGCAAGCTGACAGATCCCAAGGTGGACATCCCCACAGGCAGGATTCTCAATGATACGGTGTTCAATATCCTTAGTCTGCCCCAGAAGTCTTTCGAATTCTTGCGAGACCTGTTCTAA
- a CDS encoding OmpH family outer membrane protein: MKKVCLFAVCFVFLFQAVAFAETKIAVFNTQKIIQDSAYGKEVRAKLDAKFNARGNQLKKEREDLEKLKTQIDSKAFEGKTLQDKVTDLRRRGRDWNEDYSVYQKAIQAEQNELGKPILLKLEKVVMDYCTTHGYTIAFDKQTPGLAFMADGLDITDDLVKALDKLKQSGK, translated from the coding sequence ATGAAAAAAGTATGTCTGTTTGCCGTTTGTTTTGTCTTCCTGTTCCAGGCAGTGGCTTTTGCTGAAACCAAGATCGCAGTTTTCAATACCCAGAAGATCATACAGGACAGTGCATACGGTAAAGAAGTGCGGGCCAAGCTTGATGCCAAGTTCAATGCTCGTGGCAATCAACTCAAGAAAGAACGTGAAGATCTTGAAAAATTGAAGACGCAGATCGACAGCAAGGCTTTCGAAGGAAAGACCTTGCAGGACAAGGTCACTGATCTCAGACGTCGCGGGCGTGATTGGAATGAAGATTATTCCGTATACCAGAAGGCCATACAGGCAGAACAGAACGAATTGGGCAAGCCCATCCTGCTTAAGCTTGAGAAGGTCGTCATGGATTATTGTACTACCCATGGGTACACTATTGCCTTTGACAAACAGACCCCTGGTCTTGCCTTCATGGCGGACGGTCTTGATATTACCGATGATCTTGTCAAAGCCCTGGATAAGTTGAAGCAGTCAGGAAAGTAG